From one Anopheles cruzii chromosome 3, idAnoCruzAS_RS32_06, whole genome shotgun sequence genomic stretch:
- the LOC128273058 gene encoding CLK4-associating serine/arginine rich protein has product MWHEARKQEKKIRGMLVDYRKRAERRQDFYERIKADPTQFLQVHGRKCKINLDASVATAAENPAIMMPWQGQKENLIDRFDVRAHLDYIPPVPRTEPTDAPTEQADDTERSMNYERFRVLAQNEFLGIVEEKYLHQLHLEEQFGVNAQVEAETKAASAASKKKSAAGAAIGYTYEETDTVVAGSSGTGGSSMAGSSSSSSVPFAQSITAIEKSADSATAAGTSGAASSSARYDECMKDESDSDLDMDVSIDINKIGTAQAHELNACGRQYGMKSNDFYSFLTKDADEADALRMAREEEQEKIMFSGRKSRRERRAQRERKFAGRPLSPPSYAAKEELLPRTLVETNDSSRSPSPINSGKITYITSFGGEDELQAHGKVSFGFSRDMSTLGGIAAGTSKAARLRAEAAGGAAGGGALSYAEKVKQNLEKLKAQQPKESDKKPPVQYQRSAETSRGRRGRGSSRRSSSSGSSRSRPRRSRGRRSSRSSSSSSSNSSSSSPASRKRGTGSERRPQRSRTEKAGNRSRSPARVGGPSARSGGRHATHSRYRRRSRSSASRSRSVSRSRSRSRTRGRSARRRSPRAARVRKGHARRSSSSTSRSSRSRSRTPAGRRQRTPTSRAPGGDGSSDGSPEKSRAPTAGVPQERKVATLPTVVPSPILTVLPPPPPPPLPPAVASLSTAGSAAVVDEKKPIASLALLEPEPEVPIKRYYGRRRGDESSSDASSTSDGDRDTNGAAVDERKPGAPQTLAVHDPPWGAGDDGTSGTAPAGSSKLASGFTDTMVQIKQEKPDSSTGPTTAGCAAGASLRFGKTVPGGTSVPESKAGIVTGAAPASKPCSSVNPRDRLKRKMQILLNKQYKADKKAEIEKVERQIQQQQERDDEMRELALKLRRRQRELRHKYGTPESDHSKSHSSDGDRSTGDEDEATGGGHVKQQPPSRFGHSSTAREGSRSPQRQPLLSCPLASVAAPRLTRPPPSLRVESLSAVPGYRNSAVIERKPVLRSATDAGASPQVPPVTMYSGPGGDVGRLRRRNSPAIGGATGYRTQQSAPVSSHSMSLRRGAGSGADTGGGGGGGGGPGGPGHRPAAPPGGGRFDDRNRRRSPPSRYNRSRSKSRERMPSARDTSTGPGRGRGGRRTEYPGRSRDYDRPHGYTGGGGGGGGGGSHSGFSASSGGGGGGGRYRGGRRSRSGSRGRRSRSPGRRSGSPARGRGNGGGGGAPVGGGTSSSKSGSTSTASRQTEPRAVKKLVDY; this is encoded by the exons ATGTGGCACGAGGCACGGAAGCAGGAGAAAAAGATCCGCGGCATGCTGGTCGATTATCGGAAGCGTGCCGAGCGGAGGCAGGACTTCTACGAGCGGATT AAAGCCGATCCGACGCAGTTCCTTCAAGTGCATGGGCGCAAATGCAAGATAAACCTGGACGCCAGCGTCGCGACAGCTGCCGAGAATCCCGCCATCAT GATGCCCTGGCAGGGGCAGAAGGAAAACctgatcgatcggttcgatgtGCGCGCCCATTTGGACTACATTCCGCCAGTTCCGCGCACGGAACCAACGGATGCACCGACGGAGCAGGCGGACGACACCGAGCGCTCGATGAACTATGAACGGTTTCGGGTGCTGGCTCAGAACGAGTTCCTCG GAATCGTGGAGGAAAAATATCTGCATCAGCTGCACTTGGAGGAACAGTTCGGGGTGAATGCGCAAGTGGAAGCGGAAACAAAAGCGGCTTCCGCGGCTTCGAAGAAAAagtccgccgccggtgccgcgaTCGGGTACACGTACGAGGAAACCGACACGGTGGTCGCCGGCAGCTCGGGAACAGGTGGCAGCTCAATGGCGggcagctcgtcgtcgtcgtcggtcccaTTCGCCCAGTCCATCACGGCCATCGAGAAATCGGCCGACTCGGCAACGGCGGCCGGGACTTCCGGTGCGGCTAGCTCTTCGGCACGGTACGACGAGTGCATGAAGGACGAATCGGACTCCGATCTCGACATGGACGTGTCGATCGACATCAACAAGATTGGCACGGCGCAGGCACACGAGCTGAACGCGTGCGGGCGTCAGTACGGCATGAAGAGCAACGATTTCTACTCGTTTCTCACAAAGGACGCCGACGAGGCGGACGCGCTGCGAATGGCCCGCGAAGAGGAGCAGGAGAAGATCATGTTTAGCGGCCGCAAGAGCCGCCGGGAGCGGCGGGCCCAGCGCGAGCGTAAGTTTGCCGGTCGACCGCTTAGTCCGCCAAGTTACGCGGCCAAAGAGGAACTGTTACCACGGACACTGGTGGAGACGAACGATAGTTCCCGGTCACCGTCGCCGATCAACTCGGGCAAAATCACGTACATTACGTCGTTCGGTGGGGAAGATGAACTGCAGGCACATGGCAaggtttcgttcggtttcagccGCGACATGAGTACGCTGGGCGGGATAGCGGCCGGCACTTCGAAGGCGGCCCGGTTGCGGGCCGAGGCAGCCGGCGGTGCAGCGGGTGGCGGTGCGTTGAGTTACGCGGAGAAGGTGAAGCAAAACCTTGAAAAGCTTAAGGCCCAACAACCGAAGGAGAGCGACAAGAAACCCCCGGTCCAGTATCAACGGTCGGCCGAGACGAGCCGGGGACGACGGGGACGAGGTAGTAGTAgacgtagcagcagcagcggaagcagCCGAAGTCGCCCTCGGAGAAGCCGCGGGAGAAGAAGCTCacgcagcagtagcagtagcagcagcaatagcagcagcagcagccctgcCTCTCGTAAACGGGGCACTGGGAGCGAAAGGCGGCCACAAAGATCGCGAACCGAAAAAGCGGGTAACCGAAGTCGATCACCCGCAAGGGTTGGAGGGCCCAGCGCTCGGTCTGGAGGGCGGCACGCGACGCACTCTCGCTACCGAAGGCGCTCCCGGTCGTCTGcttcacgatcacgatctgTTTCACGATCACGCTCTCGTTCGCGCACTCGCGGGCGGAGTGCGCGAAGACGGTCACCACGGGCGGCGCGGGTTCGCAAGGGCCATGCACGACGTTCCTCCTCATCTACCTCGCGTTCGTCACGATCGCGCTCCCGGACCCCGGCGGGGCGCCGTCAGCGGACGCCAACTTCTAGAGCACCGGGCGGTGATGGCTCGTCCGACGGTTCACCCGAAAAATCTCGCGCACCAACGGCAGGAGTGCCTCAGGAGCGAAAAGTGGCCACGCTCCCGACTGTTGTACCATCCCCGATCCTTACCGTAttacctccaccaccaccgccaccactgccaccagCGGTTGCATCACTTTCGACCgctggctcggcggcggtggttgacGAAAAGAAACCGATCGCTTCGCTGGCGTTGctcgaacccgaaccggaagtgccgaTCAAACGCTACTACGGCCGCCGGCGGGGTGATGAAAGTTCCAGCGACGCCTCGAGCACGTCCGACGGTGATCGTGACACAAACGGTGCTGCGGTGGACGAGCGGAAACCGGGCGCACCCCAAACCTTGGCGGTGCACGATCCACCGTGGGGTGCCGGTGACGACGGCACTTCCGGCACTGCACCAGCAGGGAGCAGCAA GTTGGCAAGCGGTTTCACCGACACAATGGTACAGATTAAACAGGAAAAGCCGGACAGCTCTACTGGCCCGACCACTGCCGGCTGCGCGGCTGGCGCGTCGTTAAGGTTTGGTAAAACGGTCCCCGGTGGCACGAGCGTACCCGAATCCAAA GCCGGAATCGTTACTGGGGCGGCTCCTGCCTCGAAGCCGTGCTCGTCCGTTAATCCGCGCGATCGGCTGAAGCGCAAGATGCAGATACTGCTCAACAAACAAT ATAAAGCGGACAAAAAGGCGGAGATCGAAAAAGTGGAACGCCaaatacagcagcagcaggagcgggACGATGAGATGCGCGAGTTGGCGCTGAAACTGCGCCGCCGGCAGCGTGAACTGCGCCACAAGTATGGCACACCGGAAAGTGATCACAGTAAATCGCACAGTTCCGACGGGGATCGCAGCAcgggcgacgaggacgaagctACGGGCGGTGGTCACgtgaagcagcagccgccgtcgcGGTTCGGTCACAGTTCGACGGCTCGCGAGGGTTCCCGGTCTCCGCAACGACAACCGCTGCTCTCCTGTCCACTGGCGTCCGTTGCCGCGCCGAGACTGACACGGCCTCCGCCTTCGTTGCGAGTAGAGTCCCTATCGGCGGTACCCGGCTACAGGAACAGTGCGGTCATCGAGCGGAAACCCGTTCTGAGAAGTGCAACCGATGCCGGGGCGAGTCCGCAGGTTCCACCGGTGACCATGTACAGCGGCCCCGGTGGTGATGTGGGACGCTTGCGTCGTCGGAATTCGCCTGCCATCGGTGGAGCCACGGGTTACCGGACGCAACAGTCCGCACCGGTGTCCTCTCATTCAATGAGTCTTCGTCGGGGTGCTGGCAGTGGCGCAGAtaccgggggtggtggtggtggtggtggtgggccgggTGGACCTGGTCATCGACCAGCCGCTCCTCCCGGTGGGGGCCGGTTTGATGATCGCAATCGGCGACGGTCGCCACCGTCACGTTACAACCGGTCGCGGTCCAAGTCGCGTGAAAGGATGCCTTCTGCGCGGGACACATCTACGGGTCCGGGGCGTGGTAGGGGTGGGCGCCGTACGGAATATCCAGGTCGTTCCAGAGATTACGATCGGCCTCACGGTtacactggtggtggtggcggcggcggcggcggaggatcACATTCAGGTTTCAGTGCAAGCTccggtggaggcggcggcggtggtcgttATCGTGGGGGAAGACGATCGCGATCCGGATCGCGCGGCCGAAGATCACGTTCGCCCGGTCGTCGCTCCGGATCACCCGCCCGTGGGCGTGGtaatggtggcggcgggggaGCACCGGTCGGAGGAGGCACATCTAGTAGTAAGTCGGGAAGCACAAGCACCGCTAGCCGGCAGACGGAACCGAGGGCGGTTAAGAAGTTGGTGGACTACTGA
- the LOC128269979 gene encoding uncharacterized protein LOC128269979, protein MRNEESISPAIAEAQSLGLQKLRQGYQELYDEIDRLSSQSMSGLVGPADVAEANRQNKEVDDLLATARKFIRETRSSMVTYHDHGVQCEPELGRSKMVATPSSWVEKPELKESSGEESLPERKTAIKIAQIVPKGIVAPCSDQSPLNNKAPVGPTKAVRNIGTNVNFVAPRAAKRTNLHGYVIPAVQRPCMKSQTAPSQRSPAVQPVIKPCAISTAKPSGGRKASQPLRSTFTDDQFKKLFDRFLLMHPAKEAKEGVDGSGDHAKEAPEVDKTSNVTSESVVAELEPLPVPTADQPLPEKLTKKELDTEKVDHTEKILTEESVIPSELLGFTTEILPSVSIKGRWDANLKVRQTSNIAIADWKEDERNNTVHEQNVKYLELNHVVLASQTKVAETEKPTQPVTEGESEHFRGSSDLNLRTEELKDNNKGAININSSDTKWQPGRKSVKVISLKSEAPKKHFVRVPKSACKVAASRTQATKSNKYLEPFVGLKKDCSADKLTSKAVLEIFDDDSSTSDDDDFEPQKIRSLLKFNSEDNSDSSTDREERPLTVTSKTKKLASVTTPKTVQCQRSLLEVSSIPALRSPSEMHHEKSSSPSSEAVEYSSGVRSGGRFLENLRIWKSAVEVQSQNLKLGNELTESLDVLKDNIRVIQSQATGLAKMTPNFNTVKNYSTGEPSVSRHREPPFGSTPPPDVRPKSCECFGCQSTFDEPVPRPTTSPSYEHKQLQRAVFEQNPRYARTISKICSIGHRAQWERRGESSGDDAELAKKAAHKFLQSWQKGLAKEGSSSSGSTRCSSSISFHSTEYSLKQSDGTPVGGRKHLEAFSEAELCSDLDNFRGSNSSLFELQSYEETELSTQLTVEYATTEDSSSLPVQFRNGSPYSDEGEVLSHGEIK, encoded by the coding sequence ATGCGAAACGAGGAGTCCATTTCACCGGCCATTGCCGAGGCCCAAAGCCTGGGGTTGCAGAAACTGCGCCAGGGCTACCAGGAGCTGTATGACGAAATCGATCGGCTTAGCAGTCAGAGTATGAGTGGCCTAGTGGGTCCCGCGGATGTCGCCGAAGCCAACAGACAGAATAAAGAAGTTGACGATCTTCTGGCGACCGCCCGAAAGTTTATCCGCGAAACCAGGAGTTCCATGGTGACGTACCACGACCACGGAGTGCAGTGTGAGCCGGAGTTGGGCAGAAGTAAAATGGTCGCGACACCATCAAGCTGGGTAGAAAAGCCGGAGCTGAAGGAATCGTCCGGAGAGGAGTCCCTGCCGGAGAGAAAAACGGCCATCAAGATCGCCCAGATCGTACCGAAAGGGATCGTAGCACCGTGCAGCGATCAGTCACCGTTGAACAACAAGGCTCCGGTTGGGCCGACGAAAGCAGTTCGGAATATTGGGACCAATGTGAACTTTGTCGCTCCACGGGCTGCGAAAAGGACGAACCTTCACGGATATGTTATACCGGCAGTACAAAGGCCCTGTATGAAGTCGCAAACCGCTCCTTCGCAACGGTCGCCGGCTGTTCAGCCCGTCATCAAGCCTTGCGCCATTTCTACAGCGAAACCCTCCGGTGGAAGAAAAGCTAGCCAACCGTTACGCAGCACATTCACCGATGATCAGTTTAAGAAACTGTTCGACCGCTTCCTGCTGATGCACCcagcaaaagaagcaaaagagGGTGTAGACGGTTCGGGGGATCATGCAAAGgaggcaccggaagtggataAAACTTCCAATGTAACGAGTGAATCGGTAGTGGCCGAGCTGGAACCATTACCCGTCCCTACTGCTGATCAACCATTACCCGAGAAACTAACGAAAAAAGAGCTAGACACAGAGAAAGTTGACCATACGGAGAAAATACTTACGGAGGAAAGTGTGATCCCATCGGAACTGCTGGGCTTCACCACTGAAATCTTGCCCAGTGTTTCGATCAAGGGCCGTTGGGATGCTAATTTAAAAGTGCGGCAAACCAGTAACATTGCAATTGCGGATTGGAAGGAAGACGAGAGAAATAATACGGTGCACGAGCAAAATGTTAAGTACCTAGAGCTCAACCACGTTGTCCTGGCATCGCAAACAAAGGTTGCTGAGACCGAAAAACCTACTCAACCAGTTACTGAGGGCGAATCAGAACACTTTCGAGGCAGCTCGGATCTGAACTTGCGAACGGAAGAACTGAAAGATAATAATAAGGGCGCAATCAACATCAACAGTTCGGACACAAAATGGCAACCCGGTCGCAAATCTGTTAAAGTAATCTCTTTGAAGTCCGAGGCACCGAAAAAGCATTTCGTGCGCGTTCCAAAGTCCGCTTGTAAAGTGGCAGCATCGCGGACACAAGCCACTAAATCGAACAAGTATCTAGAACCTTTCGTCGGCCTCAAGAAGGACTGTTCGGCTGACAAATTAACTTCCAAAGCAGTGTTGGAGATATTTGACGATGACAGCAGCActagtgatgatgatgattttgaGCCACAAAAAATAAGATCTCTATTGAAGTTTAACAGTGAAGATAATAGCGATTCATCGACCGACAGAGAAGAGCGCCCGTTGACGGTCACTTCGAAAACTAAGAAACTCGCGTCGGTGACGACTCCAAAAACGGTTCAGTGTCAACGGAGCCTGCTGGAAGTATCAAGCATTCCAGCACTACGAAGCCCATCAGAGATGCATCACGAAAAAAGttcttcgccatcgtcggAAGCCGTGGAGTACTCTTCCGGTGTTCGTTCGGGTGGCAGGTTTTTGGAAAACTTACGTATCTGGAAATCGGCGGTCGAAGTGCAATCGCAGAATTTAAAATTAGGCAACGAACTAACGGAGAGCCTGGACGTTCTGAAGGACAACATAAGAGTCATCCAAAGCCAAGCTACCGGCCTTGCCAAAATGACACCAAATTTTAATACAGTGAAGAACTATTCTACGGGCGAACCAAGCGTTTCGAGGCATCGTGAACCACCGTTCGGATCtacaccaccgccggacgTACGACCAAAGTCATGTGAGTGTTTCGGATGCCAGAGCACGTTTGACGAGCCAGTTCCACGCCCGACAACTAGTCCGTCGTACGAACATAAGCAGCTTCAGCGGGCCGTTTTTGAACAAAATCCACGGTATGCACGAACGATCAGCAAAATCTGTAGCATTGGCCACCGTGCTCAATGGGAGCGAAGAGGTGAAAGCTCCGGAGATGATGCCGAATTGGCAAAAAAGGCGGCGCACAAATTCTTACAATCGTGGCAAAAAGGACTTGCAAAGGAGGGCAGTAGCAGTAGCGGGAGTACACGTTGTTCCTCTTCGATATCGTTTCATTCTACGGAGTACTCGTTAAAGCAAAGTGACGGAACACCAGTTGGTGGGCGCAAGCATCTTGAAGCGTTCAGTGAGGCTGAGCTGTGCTCAGATTTGGACAATTTTCGAGGGAGCAATTCGTCCTTGTTTGAGCTGCAATCGTATGAGGAGACCGAACTCAGTACGCAGCTGACGGTAGAGTATGCGACGACCGAAGATTCATCCTCACTGCCAGTACAATTCCGTAACGGGAGCCCTTATTCCGACGAAGGAGAAGTATTGAGTCATGGCGAAATTAAATGA